The Paramixta manurensis region GGCGCTGTTTTTTATTCAAATCTTCGCCACGCTAGGCTTCGCGGTACTCTATTCCACACTGGTGTTGTATGCCACTAAACGTCTTGGGTTTAGTGAAGGGCAGGCCAATGCAATGATGGGCGTCTTCGGCGCGTTCAACTATGGGTTGCACTTGTTCGGCGGCTATTTAGGCGGTCGCTACCTCAGCAACCGCAACCTGTTTGTGTTGGGCATGGTGCTACAAGTCGCCGGTTGCTGGGTGCTTTCCGGCCAAAGCGCAGAGGGCCTCTATTGGGGGCTGGCGATGTTCCTCACCGGCAGCGGCCTGAATGTGACCTGTATTAATATGATGCTGACCCAGCGTTTTTCTCCGGAAGATAACCGCCGTGAGAGCGCGTTTCTGTGGAACTACGCAGGCATGAACCTCGGGTTCTTTATCGGTTTCACCGGCGCCGGTTATTTCCAGCTTGGCGAACACTATCAGGCACTGTTTTTGTTTGCCACGGTGGGCAACGCCTGTGCGATTGTGATTTCTTTACTGCGCTGGAAAATCCTTGCGGATATTGATACGCCACTACTGCATGTCGGCAAGCGTCAATTCTTTGGCCGGATGTTAATTGGCCTGGCGGTGTTGGTGGTGCTGGTCCCCTTAATTCGCCTGCTGCTTACCCATGCGGATTTTACCGGCTCGTTTGTTATTACACTTGGCGCGGTGATTTTTCTGCTGCTGTGCCTGACGACGTTGCGCCATCGTCCGCGTGCAGAGCAGCGCCGAATGGCGGCTTATTTGATCCTGGCGTTAGGATCGCTGGTGTTCTGGATGCTGTATCAACTGGCGCCGATGGGGTTAATGCTGTTTGTTGAACACAATATCAACCTAACGGTCTACGGCATTCAAGTGGCGCCGCAGTGGGTACAAAACATTAACACGCTGGTCATTGTGTTTGGCGGCCCGTTGCTGGCATTGGCGTTCCGTAACCTACGTGAGCGTGGCTGGCGGATTGATATTCCATTGCAGTTCGCTTCTTCGCTGTTCTGCATTGGTTTAGGCATGTTGGTGCTGCCGCTAGGCATTATGCTGGCGGGCGCGGACGGTATTGTGGCGTTTAAATGGATTGTGGCAAGTTACCTGCTGCAAAGTATCGGTGAATTGCTGATCTCGCCGATTGGCTACGCGATGATCGGTAAACTGGCGCCGGCGCGTTACCAGGGCATTATGATGGGATGCTGGATGATGGTGACCGGCGTGGCGTCGGTACTGGCCGGGTACGTTTCCGGTTGGATGCCGGATAATGCCGGTAGCTCTGCGGCGCTCACCAATCCGGGTTATAGTCATGTCTTCAGTCTGCTGGGCTGGGGCTCAGCCGCAGTCGGCGTGGTGATGCTGTTCTTAATCCCGCTGTTGCGTAAATTAATTCTTCAAAACGAAACCCACGCGTAACACGATTAGGGCATCATTGATGCCCTAATAATTTCACTTGCCAGCGCCGTTGTTTTCCCCGAGCCTTGAGAAAAAAGGAGGAAACGTGGACATCATTTTTTATCACCCATCTTTTAATGCGCAAAGCTGGCAACAAGGCTTAATGCAGCGGCTGCCGCAGGCGCGTGTGCGTTGCTGGCACGCTGGCGATAATGCGCCAGCGGATTATGCGCTGGTTCGCACGCCGCCGGTAGAGATGCTGCGCGGGCGCAGCGATTTGAAAGGGGTTTTCGCGCTGGGCGCCGGGGTGGATGACATCCTTAACCAACTGCATACCCACCCGGATATGATCGCGCCGCAAGTACCGTTATTCCGGCTTGAAGATACCGGTATGGTGCAGCAGATGCAGGAGTATGCGGTGTACACGGTGCTGGGTTGGTTCCGCCGGTTCGATGAGTATCATCTGCAAAAACGTCAGGCCCGCTGGCAGCCGCTCGCCAATTTTTCACGTCATCACTTTACGGTCGGCATTCTTGGCGCAGGGGTATTGGGGCTAGGCGTGGCGGAAAGCCTTAAAGGTTGGGGGTTTCCGCTACGTTGCTGGAGCCGCTCGCCAAAACTGCGAGACGGTATCGAAAGCTTTTATGGCACGGAACAGTTGCCGGACTTCCTTAGCGGCACGCGTGTTTTAATCAACCTGCTGCCGCATACGCCGCAGACCAAGGGTATTATTAATCAGCAACTATTGAGTCAGTTAGCGCCAGGAGCATTTGTTCTTAATCTGGCGCGCGGCGCGCATCTGGTTGAGGAAGACCTGCTGCTGGCGTTAGAGACCGGGCAGGTCGCCGCCGCCGCGCTGGATGTGTTTGCCGAAGAGCCATTAAAGGCGTCGCACCCTTTTTGGGCGTATCCGCGTATCGCCATCACCCCGCATAATGCCGCCGTAACCTTACCGGATGCCGCGATGGATTATATCGCGCAGGCGATTTCTTTGCGTGAAGGGGGGGAAATGCCTGCCGGACGCGTTAACCTTCAGCGCGGTTATTAAATCTATTATCGGCAAGGAGATGCTATCCTTGCTTTTCATATTAAGGAGGAGTCAGCCATGTATCCCGTAGACCTGCATATGCATACTGTTGCCAGCACCCATGCTTACAGCACGCTACATGACTATATCGCCCAGGCGAAAGCAAACGGAATTAAACTGTTCGCGATCACCGATCACGGCCCGGATATGGCCGATGCGCCACATTATTGGCACTTTGTGAATATGCGCATTTGGCCGCGGTTGGTCGACGGCGTTGGCATTTTGCGCGGTATTGAGGCCAATATTAAAAATACCGCCGGTGAAATCGATTGTACTGGTCCGATGCTGGATACGATGGATTTAGTGGTGGCGGGGTTTCATGAGCCGGTGTTCCCGCCACAAGATAAAGCCACCCACACCGAAGCGATGATTGCGGCCATGGCCAGCGGGAACGTGCATATCATTAGCCATCCTGGCAATCCTAAGTTTCCGGTCGATATTCCGGCGATTGCCGAAGCGGCGGCGCGTTACGACGTGGCGTTGGAGATCAATAACTCTTCATTTACCCATTCGCGCTTAGGCAGCGAACCGAATTGCCGGGCGATTGCCGCGGCGGTGCGTGATGCGGGCGGGCGGTTATCATTAGGTTCGGACTCGCATACCGCCTTTACCCTGGGGCATTTCGACCATTGTTTGCGTATCTTACGGGAAGTGGATTTTCCTGAAGATCGCGTGTTAAATGTCACGCCGCGCCGTCTGTTGGATTTCCTTGAAATGCGCAGCGGTAAACGAATTGATGAGTTTGCTGATTTGTGACCCTGTCACGTTAACCTCTGGATGGACTGTGTATGAATGAGTTTTCCATTATCTGCCGCGTACTGGGATCGTTATATAATCGCCAGCCGCAAGACCCGCTGCTGATGCCTCTGTTTACCCTGATTCGTGAAGGCAAACTGGCGCAGCACTGGCCATTGGAGCAGGGTGAGTTATTACAGCGATTGCAACAGCATAGCGACCCGCAAACGCTTGCCGCCGACTATAACGCGCTGTTCGTTGGCAGCGATTGCAAAGTGCCGCCTTATGGCTCGCAATGGGAGAATGGCCCGCAAGAAACCGAAGTGCGCCGCTTTTTGCATGCGCGCGGTATGCCGTTAACCGACGCGCCTGCCGACCATTTTGGAGCATTGTTACTGGCCGCGTCCTGGCTGGAAGACCAGTCAGAAGCCGATGAGATTCAGGCACAAATCACCCTGTTTGATGATTATTTACTGCCATGGTGCGGCGCCTTTCTCGGCAAAACTGAAGCGCATGCGACGACGGTTTTTTATCGTACGCTGGCGGCCATTAGCCGCGAAGCGCTTCAGGCGATGCGTGACGAGCTTGAAGAAGAGGGCGGCGTGGCAGAGTAATCGCCGTCAATAGAGCCAGCCCGGCGCGGCAGAACCAAGTGGCGATGGCCCGCGTGACCAGAGTAGCGGAGTACCGGGCAGCGATACCGGCGGGCGAAGCCGGTAACCACACCCCCACGGTGTTATTTCTAACTGCTCCAACTCGTCGGCTGCTGGCGCAGGCCCGAGGCCGTGCGGCTGTATTGCATCAGGGTAAGGATGGTCGGTTAACAGGCAGGCGGTACGCGCCAGTGACAAACGGGCGATAAAACCGGTGTGGCGCGCCAGACGTTGACGCATTCCTTCCAGTACCGCCGCCGCCATCAAATAACCGGTGGCATGATCCAGCGCCTGAACCGGCAGCGGCACCGGCGCATCGCTCATTTTCCACTCACGTCCTCTGGCCGCAATGCCGCACCCCATCTGAACCAAGCTGTCGAATCCGCGCCGATTACGCCACGGGCCGTTCCAGCCCCAGGCATTCAGGCTAACATCAATCAAACCGGGCGCTAACTTTTGCCGTCGTTCAGCATCATAACCGAGCAAGGTAAGCGCATCTGCCCGATAGCCATGAACCAGCACATCGGCTTGTGCCAGCAGTGCTTCGAATTGGCTTCTGCCGGTAGCGGATTTTAGATCGAGACGCGCGCAACGTTTACCTGGCGTGATCTCTTCTTCGAGCGTTGGCTCTTCCCAACTCGGCGGATCGATACGCAACACATCGGCGCCCAATCCGGCCAGAAAGCGCGTGGCGACCGGCCCGGCGATGATGCGGGTCAAATCCAGAACGCGTACGCCAAGTAGCGGACGGGCGGTGGGTAAACGCCAGCGTGGTACGGCTGCTTCGGGCGTTAAGCTTTGGTCGATCAACGCTTCACGCGCGACGCTTTGCCCCTGCGGGTGTTGCTGCCATTCGGCCAGCGTCCGCATTTGCGCCGCACAACCGCCGGCGGTGATAATCGCCTCCTCCAGCGCCTGTTTAGCCTGGCGGCTTACCGTGGCCGCCAGGCTTTGACGGTTGGAATGCCGGCCCAGTACGCTCTCCATTGCGGCCCGATGATGAGGGGCGTTGGTATGCAAACGGATCCAACCATCACGCGTCGCATAGTCGCCAGCGAACGGGTCCCACGATGGAGGCATGGCGCGCCTGAACGGATGAAAGGTGGAGTGAAACCAACGTGATGCAAGGCGAATATCCACCGCAATCGGGCGCGGGTTGCCTGTCAGTTCATTCACTGCCTGTGCCGCCAGCGCGATGCTGGTTGCGGCTAACTCGCTCACCGGATAGGCGGAGCTCAACGCCTGCTGGCCATTAAGCGTGAACGTCGGTAACGGCGTGTTTGCGTTACGTAATGCGTGCCACATCTGGCGCCAGAGCAGATTAGCGAAAAGGTTATCCATGCTGTTCTCCTTTCAATTCTCCCATCTTGGCATATGCGCAAAACGGCGACGAGCGGTACGTGTCATTTTCTCTTTTTAACCAAGGACCGAAGAAAAAGTAATGAGACGCGCGCGCCGGAACCTGTCACACTAACCACCCGACTGCTTCCCTGATGGGAAGCCCCTATTAGGTCATCAACCAGGATAGTGATTCGGTATGTCTCAGCTTGTTCCACGCCCGTTAGCCATTATTCAACTCGAAACACCCCCCGACGCGGTCAGCGCACTGATCGGCGAACAAACGCAATGGTTTGTCGACGCGCTACAACTTCAACCGGAAGATTATTTGGTGGTGCGCCCGCATCTGGGCGAAACATTACCCAACGATCGGCAGATTAGCGCCGC contains the following coding sequences:
- a CDS encoding peptide MFS transporter, with protein sequence MKQATNAQPHGIPAGTGALFFIQIFATLGFAVLYSTLVLYATKRLGFSEGQANAMMGVFGAFNYGLHLFGGYLGGRYLSNRNLFVLGMVLQVAGCWVLSGQSAEGLYWGLAMFLTGSGLNVTCINMMLTQRFSPEDNRRESAFLWNYAGMNLGFFIGFTGAGYFQLGEHYQALFLFATVGNACAIVISLLRWKILADIDTPLLHVGKRQFFGRMLIGLAVLVVLVPLIRLLLTHADFTGSFVITLGAVIFLLLCLTTLRHRPRAEQRRMAAYLILALGSLVFWMLYQLAPMGLMLFVEHNINLTVYGIQVAPQWVQNINTLVIVFGGPLLALAFRNLRERGWRIDIPLQFASSLFCIGLGMLVLPLGIMLAGADGIVAFKWIVASYLLQSIGELLISPIGYAMIGKLAPARYQGIMMGCWMMVTGVASVLAGYVSGWMPDNAGSSAALTNPGYSHVFSLLGWGSAAVGVVMLFLIPLLRKLILQNETHA
- the ghrA gene encoding glyoxylate/hydroxypyruvate reductase GhrA, whose protein sequence is MDIIFYHPSFNAQSWQQGLMQRLPQARVRCWHAGDNAPADYALVRTPPVEMLRGRSDLKGVFALGAGVDDILNQLHTHPDMIAPQVPLFRLEDTGMVQQMQEYAVYTVLGWFRRFDEYHLQKRQARWQPLANFSRHHFTVGILGAGVLGLGVAESLKGWGFPLRCWSRSPKLRDGIESFYGTEQLPDFLSGTRVLINLLPHTPQTKGIINQQLLSQLAPGAFVLNLARGAHLVEEDLLLALETGQVAAAALDVFAEEPLKASHPFWAYPRIAITPHNAAVTLPDAAMDYIAQAISLREGGEMPAGRVNLQRGY
- a CDS encoding phosphatase — translated: MYPVDLHMHTVASTHAYSTLHDYIAQAKANGIKLFAITDHGPDMADAPHYWHFVNMRIWPRLVDGVGILRGIEANIKNTAGEIDCTGPMLDTMDLVVAGFHEPVFPPQDKATHTEAMIAAMASGNVHIISHPGNPKFPVDIPAIAEAAARYDVALEINNSSFTHSRLGSEPNCRAIAAAVRDAGGRLSLGSDSHTAFTLGHFDHCLRILREVDFPEDRVLNVTPRRLLDFLEMRSGKRIDEFADL
- a CDS encoding TorD/DmsD family molecular chaperone: MNEFSIICRVLGSLYNRQPQDPLLMPLFTLIREGKLAQHWPLEQGELLQRLQQHSDPQTLAADYNALFVGSDCKVPPYGSQWENGPQETEVRRFLHARGMPLTDAPADHFGALLLAASWLEDQSEADEIQAQITLFDDYLLPWCGAFLGKTEAHATTVFYRTLAAISREALQAMRDELEEEGGVAE
- a CDS encoding CoA transferase, with translation MDNLFANLLWRQMWHALRNANTPLPTFTLNGQQALSSAYPVSELAATSIALAAQAVNELTGNPRPIAVDIRLASRWFHSTFHPFRRAMPPSWDPFAGDYATRDGWIRLHTNAPHHRAAMESVLGRHSNRQSLAATVSRQAKQALEEAIITAGGCAAQMRTLAEWQQHPQGQSVAREALIDQSLTPEAAVPRWRLPTARPLLGVRVLDLTRIIAGPVATRFLAGLGADVLRIDPPSWEEPTLEEEITPGKRCARLDLKSATGRSQFEALLAQADVLVHGYRADALTLLGYDAERRQKLAPGLIDVSLNAWGWNGPWRNRRGFDSLVQMGCGIAARGREWKMSDAPVPLPVQALDHATGYLMAAAVLEGMRQRLARHTGFIARLSLARTACLLTDHPYPDAIQPHGLGPAPAADELEQLEITPWGCGYRLRPPVSLPGTPLLWSRGPSPLGSAAPGWLY